One genomic segment of Methanobrevibacter oralis includes these proteins:
- a CDS encoding flavodoxin family protein has protein sequence MKFYAINGSKREEGNTAQLLNRSLEAIKSVLQDAECEYINLYDIPFNGCKSCFACKRVNGRHYGKCVYKDDFKPILNKIIEADGIVLGSPIYFGDVTGVMRCFLERFIFPFLVYDGKGESLAPKRMPLAFIYTMNATEDNIENVGYDLLFDRTEWPLEMIFTKPYRMYSCDTYQFSDYSKYVSSIFSEEHKAEVRKTQFPKDLKNAYDIGIKIANDAQKIL, from the coding sequence ATGAAGTTTTATGCAATTAATGGGAGTAAACGTGAAGAGGGCAATACCGCACAACTTCTTAATAGATCTTTAGAGGCTATTAAAAGTGTCCTTCAAGATGCAGAGTGTGAATACATAAATTTATATGATATTCCATTTAATGGGTGTAAAAGTTGTTTTGCTTGTAAAAGGGTTAATGGACGTCATTATGGAAAATGTGTTTATAAAGATGATTTTAAACCAATTTTAAATAAAATAATTGAAGCAGATGGAATTGTGTTAGGTTCTCCAATTTATTTTGGGGATGTTACTGGAGTTATGAGGTGTTTTTTAGAAAGATTTATTTTTCCATTTTTAGTTTATGATGGTAAAGGAGAATCTTTAGCTCCAAAAAGAATGCCTTTAGCATTTATTTATACTATGAATGCCACTGAAGATAATATTGAAAACGTGGGTTATGATTTGTTATTTGATAGAACAGAATGGCCTTTAGAAATGATTTTTACAAAACCTTATAGAATGTATTCATGTGATACTTATCAATTTAGTGATTATTCAAAATATGTATCAAGTATATTTTCCGAAGAGCATAAAGCTGAAGTTAGAAAAACGCAATTTCCTAAAGATTTAAAAAATGCTTATGATATTGGAATTAAAATAGCTAATGATGCTCAAAAGATTTTATGA
- the sucC gene encoding ADP-forming succinate--CoA ligase subunit beta, translating to MKFFESIAKQVFNQEGINILEGHVAYSPEEAMEISSEMGVPVAIKAQVLTGGRGKAGGVKFAKNPGEAFKVADDVLKLEIKGEKVKHILIEERADIINEFFISVSIDRAKRRPVIMASSEGGIEIENLAKTNPEKIIRYYPNPLIEFLPYEAREIARKMGVESSLISAMGDVIWKLYNVFVKYDADTAEINPLVLTSDGLIAADAKLVIDNDSLYRHQDLVNLLHYKKKAVDFVKLDGDIAVIGNGAGLTLTAMDMIKLNGGKPATFLDIGGGASDQIINQALNIVLNYDPVKVVFLNVLGGITKADDVARGVIKALDDNERKVGIVIRLTGTNEEEGQKLLEEAGIPYEVSMEKAAKKAVELCDSLK from the coding sequence ATGAAATTTTTTGAAAGTATTGCAAAACAAGTTTTTAATCAAGAAGGAATTAATATTCTTGAGGGACATGTTGCTTATTCTCCAGAGGAAGCTATGGAAATTTCTTCTGAAATGGGTGTTCCAGTAGCTATTAAAGCACAAGTTTTAACTGGAGGTAGAGGCAAAGCAGGTGGAGTTAAATTTGCAAAAAATCCAGGTGAAGCTTTTAAAGTTGCAGATGATGTTTTAAAGTTAGAAATAAAAGGCGAAAAAGTAAAACATATTTTAATTGAAGAACGCGCAGATATTATTAATGAATTTTTCATAAGTGTTTCAATTGATAGAGCTAAAAGAAGACCCGTTATCATGGCAAGTTCTGAAGGGGGTATTGAAATTGAAAACTTAGCTAAAACCAACCCTGAAAAAATAATTAGATATTATCCTAATCCTTTAATTGAATTTTTACCTTATGAAGCTCGTGAAATAGCTCGTAAAATGGGTGTCGAATCTAGTTTAATTTCAGCTATGGGTGATGTAATTTGGAAACTCTACAATGTATTTGTCAAGTATGATGCAGATACTGCTGAGATTAATCCATTGGTTTTAACTTCTGATGGATTAATTGCTGCTGATGCCAAATTAGTCATTGATAATGATTCATTATATAGACATCAAGATTTAGTTAACTTATTACATTATAAGAAAAAAGCTGTTGACTTTGTTAAATTAGATGGAGATATTGCTGTTATTGGTAATGGTGCTGGTTTAACTTTAACTGCAATGGACATGATTAAGCTTAATGGTGGTAAACCTGCAACATTTTTAGATATTGGTGGTGGAGCATCAGACCAAATTATTAACCAAGCTTTAAACATTGTATTAAATTATGATCCGGTTAAAGTTGTATTTTTAAATGTGTTAGGTGGGATTACTAAAGCAGATGATGTTGCACGTGGAGTAATTAAAGCTTTAGATGATAATGAGCGAAAAGTTGGCATTGTTATTAGGTTAACTGGAACTAATGAAGAAGAAGGTCAAAAACTTTTAGAGGAAGCTGGAATTCCATATGAGGTTTCAATGGAAAAAGCTGCTAAAAAAGCTGTTGAATTATGTGATAGTTTAAAATAA
- a CDS encoding 2-oxoacid:ferredoxin oxidoreductase subunit gamma translates to MRKEIRICGFGGQGIILAGIILAKAASIFDNKESIQTQSYGPEARGGASKCEVIISDKAIEYPKVQSPDILIAMSNEALIKYIVDLKDEGILIVDPTTTDVNDVKEFIDNRNIKVYEAPATKTAIDEIGLKIVANIVMVGAITKITEVISKKAAIDSVLDSVPKGTEDKNTAAFEAGYNLI, encoded by the coding sequence ATGAGAAAAGAAATAAGAATCTGTGGTTTTGGAGGTCAAGGAATCATTCTTGCAGGTATTATTTTAGCTAAAGCAGCATCAATTTTTGACAATAAAGAAAGTATTCAAACTCAATCTTATGGTCCTGAAGCTCGTGGAGGAGCTTCTAAGTGTGAAGTTATTATTAGTGATAAAGCTATTGAATATCCTAAAGTTCAAAGTCCAGATATTTTAATCGCTATGTCTAATGAAGCTTTAATTAAATATATAGTTGATTTAAAAGATGAAGGGATTTTGATTGTTGATCCAACTACAACTGATGTTAATGATGTTAAAGAATTCATTGATAATCGTAATATTAAAGTTTATGAAGCTCCAGCTACTAAAACTGCAATAGATGAAATTGGTCTTAAAATTGTAGCTAATATTGTTATGGTTGGTGCTATTACAAAAATTACTGAGGTTATATCAAAAAAAGCAGCTATTGATTCTGTGTTAGATAGTGTTCCAAAGGGAACTGAAGATAAAAACACTGCTGCATTTGAAGCAGGATATAATCTAATTTAA
- a CDS encoding 2-oxoacid:ferredoxin oxidoreductase subunit beta: MSEEEIKNKFTSYMRKDRLPHIFCPGCGNGTIMNAFIKGMEKAEMDFENVAMVSGIGCSSRIPGYMNCDSLHTTHGRALSFATGLKVANKDLDVVVFTGDGDAASIGGNHLIHAARRNINLTVICINNNIYGMTGGQISPTSPKGSLGTTAPYGNKDSPFKLAELVAAAGATYSARWTTVQIENLITSIKDALKNPGFSFVEVVTLCPTYYGRKNKLRTPTAMAAISKANTVFKAAADRMREKDLEGKIVIGEFAKKEKDEFTNNIDKLSIEQSGSRTIINSAYKDEF, encoded by the coding sequence ATGTCTGAAGAAGAAATTAAAAATAAATTTACTTCTTACATGAGGAAAGATAGGCTCCCTCATATTTTCTGTCCAGGTTGTGGAAATGGTACAATTATGAATGCTTTTATTAAAGGTATGGAAAAAGCTGAAATGGATTTTGAAAATGTAGCTATGGTTTCAGGTATTGGTTGTTCTTCAAGAATTCCAGGTTATATGAATTGTGATTCTCTTCACACAACTCATGGAAGAGCATTAAGTTTTGCAACTGGTTTAAAGGTAGCTAATAAAGATTTGGATGTTGTAGTTTTTACTGGGGATGGTGATGCAGCATCAATTGGTGGTAATCATTTGATTCATGCAGCTAGAAGAAACATTAATTTAACTGTTATTTGCATTAATAATAATATTTATGGCATGACTGGTGGTCAAATTAGTCCTACTTCTCCTAAAGGTAGTCTTGGAACTACTGCTCCTTATGGAAATAAAGATTCACCATTTAAATTAGCAGAACTTGTTGCAGCTGCCGGTGCAACTTATTCTGCAAGGTGGACTACTGTTCAAATTGAAAATTTAATTACTTCAATTAAAGATGCTTTAAAAAATCCAGGTTTTTCATTTGTTGAAGTTGTAACTTTATGTCCTACTTATTATGGTCGTAAAAATAAGCTTAGAACACCAACTGCTATGGCAGCTATTTCAAAAGCAAATACTGTATTTAAAGCAGCTGCTGATAGGATGAGAGAAAAAGATTTAGAAGGTAAAATTGTTATTGGTGAATTTGCTAAAAAAGAAAAAGATGAATTCACAAATAATATTGATAAATTAAGTATAGAACAATCTGGAAGCAGAACCATAATTAATTCTGCATATAAAGATGAATTTTAG
- a CDS encoding 2-oxoacid:acceptor oxidoreductase subunit alpha, giving the protein MSEEFFIQGNEACAKGAIIAGCRFFAGYPITPSTEVAETLARELPKVGGSFVQMEDEIGSAGAIIGGSWGGAKSMTATSGPGLSLMQENIGYAFMTETPIVIIDVQRGSPSTAQPTMTSQADMMQARWGSHGDYEPIVLAPSSVQEFFDFTINAFNLAEQFRIPVFVMADEVVGHMREKIVVSDDIEIVPRKRPENKDYLPFENIENGTTPMPTFGDGFNIHVTGLTHDEKGYPDTNTPETHRKLVQRLCDKILNNKDKICSVQSKDCEDADIVIVSYGSPVRSVMESVSKLREAGKKVGYVKIDTPWPFPDEEIKKLTANAKDVLVVELNLGQMYYEIDRVVKKQANVHLMGVIGGLLPTPDEIISEINKIGGN; this is encoded by the coding sequence ATGTCTGAAGAGTTTTTTATTCAAGGAAATGAGGCATGTGCTAAAGGAGCAATTATTGCCGGTTGTAGATTTTTTGCAGGATATCCCATTACTCCTTCTACTGAAGTTGCAGAGACTTTAGCTCGTGAACTTCCAAAAGTAGGAGGTTCTTTTGTCCAAATGGAGGATGAAATAGGTTCTGCAGGTGCTATTATTGGTGGGTCTTGGGGTGGAGCTAAATCAATGACTGCGACCTCTGGACCGGGACTATCATTAATGCAAGAGAATATTGGTTATGCATTTATGACTGAAACTCCTATTGTAATTATAGATGTTCAAAGGGGTTCTCCATCTACAGCTCAACCAACCATGACTTCTCAAGCAGACATGATGCAAGCTCGCTGGGGATCACATGGTGATTATGAACCAATTGTACTTGCACCATCAAGTGTTCAAGAATTCTTTGATTTTACAATCAATGCATTTAACTTGGCTGAACAATTCAGAATTCCAGTATTTGTAATGGCTGATGAAGTTGTAGGGCATATGAGGGAAAAAATTGTTGTGAGTGATGATATTGAAATTGTCCCAAGAAAAAGGCCAGAAAATAAAGATTATTTACCTTTTGAAAACATTGAAAATGGAACAACTCCAATGCCAACATTTGGTGATGGATTTAATATTCATGTAACAGGTTTAACTCATGATGAGAAAGGTTATCCAGATACAAACACTCCTGAAACTCACAGAAAACTTGTTCAGAGATTATGTGATAAAATTTTAAATAATAAGGATAAAATTTGTTCTGTTCAGTCTAAAGACTGTGAAGATGCAGATATCGTTATAGTTTCTTATGGTTCTCCGGTTAGATCTGTAATGGAATCAGTATCAAAATTAAGAGAAGCTGGTAAAAAAGTGGGTTATGTTAAAATTGATACACCATGGCCGTTTCCTGATGAAGAAATTAAAAAACTAACAGCTAATGCAAAAGATGTTCTTGTTGTAGAATTGAATTTAGGTCAAATGTATTATGAAATTGATCGTGTAGTTAAAAAACAAGCTAATGTTCATTTAATGGGTGTAATTGGTGGATTATTACCAACTCCTGATGAAATAATATCTGAAATCAATAAAATAGGAGGAAATTAG
- a CDS encoding fumarate hydratase C-terminal domain-containing protein: MKKIITPIKDKDLLKLNVGDQISISGIIYTGRDAALPQLVKLIKNNSLDFNLKGAAIMHTAVSDAGVAPTTSNKEEIESTIPFLSENGVKIHIGKGKLSENTVKSLEKNNSIFIITPPVAALLNSKVLKKECVAFEKEGIEAMYKLKVENIPGIVAIHKGKSI; the protein is encoded by the coding sequence ATGAAAAAAATAATAACCCCCATTAAAGATAAAGACCTTCTAAAACTTAATGTTGGAGACCAAATTAGTATCTCTGGAATTATATACACTGGTCGTGATGCAGCATTACCACAACTAGTTAAATTAATAAAAAACAATTCACTTGATTTTAATCTCAAAGGTGCAGCTATAATGCATACTGCTGTTAGTGATGCCGGAGTTGCCCCAACAACAAGTAATAAAGAAGAAATTGAATCTACAATCCCATTTTTAAGTGAAAATGGAGTTAAAATTCACATTGGAAAAGGAAAGTTAAGTGAAAATACAGTAAAATCTTTAGAAAAAAACAATTCAATATTTATAATAACACCTCCTGTTGCAGCATTATTAAACAGTAAAGTACTTAAAAAAGAATGTGTTGCATTTGAAAAAGAAGGCATTGAAGCCATGTATAAATTAAAAGTGGAAAATATTCCTGGAATAGTAGCTATTCACAAAGGAAAAAGTATTTAA
- a CDS encoding peptidylprolyl isomerase yields the protein MAINDGDFVRVNFTGKVKETDDVFDTTYDEIAQEAGIFEENKTYKPIPIVVGGNHLLPAIEESIKGLEAGDTKHVEVEAADAFGPRDSKLVQLVPMKEFKKQGMNPVPGMKISSNGSTGKILTVNGGRVKVDFNHELAGKDLIYDVEVTEIIDDVEEKIKSMIELHYSNPNVDLDKTQINIEDDVVNIKLDEMAKFDQKSYMDITFARFKIAKDIWENIEEITKVNFIDEFEEAQENEEDEEEE from the coding sequence ATGGCAATTAATGATGGAGATTTTGTTAGAGTAAATTTTACTGGAAAAGTTAAAGAAACTGATGATGTGTTTGATACTACTTATGATGAAATTGCTCAAGAAGCTGGAATTTTTGAAGAAAATAAAACTTACAAACCAATTCCAATTGTTGTAGGGGGAAATCATTTATTACCTGCTATTGAAGAATCTATTAAAGGATTAGAAGCTGGTGACACTAAACATGTTGAAGTTGAAGCTGCTGATGCTTTTGGTCCTCGTGACTCTAAATTAGTCCAACTTGTACCTATGAAAGAATTTAAAAAACAAGGTATGAATCCAGTTCCAGGAATGAAAATTTCTTCTAATGGGTCTACTGGTAAAATTTTAACTGTTAATGGTGGAAGAGTAAAAGTAGATTTCAACCACGAATTAGCTGGAAAAGACTTAATTTATGATGTTGAAGTAACTGAAATCATTGATGATGTTGAAGAAAAAATTAAAAGCATGATTGAGTTACACTACTCAAATCCTAATGTTGATTTAGATAAAACTCAAATTAATATTGAAGATGATGTTGTAAACATAAAATTAGACGAAATGGCTAAATTCGATCAAAAATCTTATATGGATATTACTTTTGCTAGATTTAAAATAGCTAAAGACATATGGGAAAATATTGAAGAGATTACAAAGGTTAATTTCATTGATGAGTTTGAAGAAGCTCAAGAAAACGAAGAAGATGAAGAGGAAGAATAA